The following are from one region of the Lacinutrix sp. Bg11-31 genome:
- the gyrA gene encoding DNA gyrase subunit A codes for MAEGEKVIPINIEDEMKSAYIDYSMSVIVSRALPDVRDGLKPVHRRVLYGMHELGVRANSAHKKSARIVGEVLGKYHPHGDTSVYDAMVRMAQEWSLRYMLVDGQGNFGSVDGDSPAAMRYTEARMRKISEDMLADIDKETVDHKLNFDDTLEEPTVLPTRIPGLLVNGASGIAVGMATNMPPHNLTEVVDGTIAYIDNNDIEIDELITHIKAPDFPTGGTIYGYDGVKEAFHTGRGRIVMRANANIEEVQGRECVIVTEIPYQVNKADMIKKTADLVNDKKLEGISTIRDESDRNGMRIVYVLKRDAIPNIVLNKLYKYTALQSSFSVNNIALVKGRPQLLNLKQLIQYFVEHRHEVVVRRTTYELRKAEERAHILEGLIIASDNIDEVIKIIRASSNGDEARNNLIERFKLSEIQAKAIVEMRLRQLTGLEQDKLRNEFDEIMKTIIDLKDILGDEARRMSIIKEELVVIRDKYGDERRSVIEYAGGDLSIEDMIPDEKVVITISHAGYIKRTSLSEYKTQNRGGVGQKASTTRNEDFLEHLFVGTNHQYMLFFTQKGKCFWMRVYEIPEGSKTSKGRAIQNLINIEQDDKVMAFICTQDLKDEDYVNSHYVIMATKKGQVKKTSLEQYSRPRTNGINAITIKEGDTLLEAKLTTGESQVMLALKSGKAIRFEEAKTRPMGRGASGVRGIRLQDEKTDEVIGMIAVDDMESNILVVSENGYGKRSSLEDYRITNRGGKGVKTISVTEKTGNLVSIKNVTDEDDLMIINKSGIAIRMAVADLRVMGRATQGVKLINLKGKDSIAAVAKVMHEEDEIELDEDGNVIIPEGAESTDDSENGTTVDSNEEE; via the coding sequence ATGGCAGAAGGCGAAAAAGTGATTCCAATTAATATTGAAGATGAAATGAAATCGGCTTACATTGATTATTCAATGTCAGTCATTGTGTCACGTGCTTTACCAGACGTAAGAGATGGTTTAAAACCAGTACACAGACGTGTACTTTATGGTATGCATGAACTGGGTGTTAGAGCAAACAGTGCACATAAAAAGTCTGCAAGAATTGTTGGTGAAGTTTTAGGTAAGTATCATCCACATGGTGATACATCTGTTTACGATGCAATGGTTCGTATGGCTCAAGAATGGAGTTTACGTTATATGCTTGTCGATGGACAAGGTAACTTTGGTTCTGTAGATGGAGATAGTCCAGCAGCAATGCGTTATACAGAAGCAAGAATGCGTAAGATATCAGAGGATATGCTTGCAGATATTGATAAAGAAACAGTAGACCATAAATTAAACTTTGATGATACTTTAGAAGAGCCAACAGTGCTTCCAACACGTATTCCTGGTTTATTAGTAAATGGGGCTTCTGGTATTGCAGTAGGTATGGCAACAAATATGCCGCCTCACAATTTAACTGAAGTTGTTGATGGAACTATTGCTTACATCGATAATAATGATATAGAGATTGATGAGTTAATTACACATATTAAAGCACCAGATTTTCCAACAGGTGGAACAATTTATGGTTATGATGGTGTTAAGGAAGCTTTTCATACAGGACGTGGACGAATTGTCATGCGTGCAAATGCTAATATTGAAGAGGTTCAAGGTAGAGAATGTGTTATTGTAACAGAAATTCCTTACCAAGTGAACAAGGCAGACATGATTAAAAAAACTGCCGACTTAGTAAACGATAAGAAACTTGAAGGTATCTCGACCATTAGAGATGAGTCTGACAGAAACGGAATGCGTATTGTTTACGTTTTAAAACGTGATGCAATACCTAACATCGTTTTAAATAAATTATACAAATACACAGCATTACAATCGTCTTTTAGTGTCAATAATATTGCATTAGTAAAAGGACGTCCGCAATTATTGAACTTAAAACAATTAATTCAATATTTCGTAGAACACAGGCATGAGGTTGTTGTAAGACGTACAACTTACGAATTACGAAAAGCCGAAGAACGTGCGCATATCTTAGAAGGTTTAATTATTGCTTCAGATAATATAGATGAAGTAATAAAAATTATTAGAGCATCTTCTAATGGAGATGAAGCACGTAATAATTTAATTGAACGTTTTAAATTATCAGAGATTCAAGCGAAAGCTATTGTCGAAATGCGTCTGCGTCAATTAACAGGACTAGAACAAGACAAGCTTCGTAATGAGTTTGACGAAATAATGAAAACGATTATAGACCTAAAAGATATTTTAGGTGATGAAGCGCGCAGAATGTCTATTATTAAGGAAGAACTAGTTGTTATTCGTGATAAATATGGAGATGAGCGTCGTTCTGTAATAGAATATGCTGGTGGAGACTTAAGTATTGAAGACATGATTCCAGATGAAAAAGTAGTGATTACTATTTCTCATGCAGGATATATTAAACGTACTTCTCTATCAGAATACAAAACACAAAATAGAGGAGGAGTTGGACAAAAAGCTTCGACTACGCGTAACGAAGATTTCTTAGAACATTTATTTGTTGGTACAAACCACCAATACATGTTATTCTTTACACAAAAAGGAAAGTGTTTCTGGATGCGTGTTTACGAAATTCCAGAAGGATCTAAGACTTCAAAAGGTAGAGCAATCCAAAACCTAATAAATATTGAGCAGGATGACAAAGTAATGGCATTTATTTGTACTCAAGATTTAAAAGATGAAGATTATGTAAATAGTCATTACGTAATTATGGCTACTAAAAAAGGTCAAGTTAAAAAGACTTCTTTAGAGCAATATTCTAGACCAAGAACTAATGGTATTAACGCTATTACTATTAAGGAAGGGGATACTTTATTAGAAGCGAAGTTAACAACTGGTGAAAGCCAAGTGATGTTAGCATTAAAATCTGGGAAAGCTATTAGATTCGAAGAAGCTAAAACAAGACCAATGGGACGTGGAGCATCTGGAGTAAGAGGTATTAGACTGCAAGACGAGAAAACCGATGAAGTTATTGGAATGATTGCTGTAGACGATATGGAAAGTAATATTCTTGTAGTTTCAGAAAATGGTTATGGTAAACGTTCTAGTTTAGAAGATTACCGTATTACCAATAGAGGCGGAAAAGGAGTGAAAACAATATCTGTTACCGAAAAAACAGGTAATTTAGTATCTATCAAGAATGTAACAGATGAAGATGATTTAATGATTATCAATAAATCTGGTATTGCAATTAGAATGGCAGTTGCAGATTTACGTGTTATGGGTAGAGCAA
- a CDS encoding ATP-dependent Clp protease ATP-binding subunit, giving the protein MDDNFSPRVKDVIAYSKEEALRLGHDFIGTEHLMLGLLRDGNGKAINILNALDIDLNHLRRKVEILSPANPNVTITSTDKKNLHLTRQAERALKTTFLEAKLFQSTSINTAHLLLCILRNENDPTTKLLNKLKVDYDNVKEKFKSMLTNDDSNYIEPTSESFQDDSSKENDGNESKDIFNTPSGGKSNKKSKTPVLDNFGRDLTAMAEEGKLDPVVGREKEIERVSQILSRRKKNNPLLIGEPGVGKSAIAEGLANRIVSKKVSRILFGKRVVTLDLASLVAGTKYRGQFEERMKAVMNELEKNNDVILFIDEIHTIVGAGGATGSLDASNMFKPALARGEIQCIGATTLDEYRQYIEKDGALERRFQKVIVEPTTVEETIEILNNIKDKYEEHHNVEYTDEAIEACVKLTDRYMTERFLPDKAIDALDEAGSRVHITNIDVPKQIIELEKKLEEVKETKNSVVKKQKYEEAARLRDDEKRLEKELAIAQEKWEEDTKLNKEIVSEDNVADVVSMMTGIPVNRIAQKESNKLAELPDLISGKVIGQDEAVAKVVKAIQRNRAGLKDPNKPIGSFIFLGQTGVGKTQLAKVLSRELFDSEESLIRIDMSEYMEKFAISRLVGAPPGYVGYEEGGQLTEKVRRKPYAVVLLDEIEKAHPDVFNMLLQVLDDGYLTDSLGRKIDFRNTIIIMTSNIGARKLKDFGTGIGFGTASQKSQEDANARAVIQNALKKSFAPEFLNRIDDVVVFNSLEKEDINKIIDIELEKLLTRIKDLGYELELTDTAKDYIAEKGFDKQYGARPLKRAIQKYVEDALAEEIITSHVSEGDKIIMDLDTKTDEITIKIEKAKKSTES; this is encoded by the coding sequence ATGGATGATAATTTTTCACCAAGAGTAAAAGATGTAATAGCTTACAGCAAAGAAGAAGCGCTTCGCTTAGGTCATGATTTTATTGGGACCGAACACCTTATGCTTGGTTTATTAAGAGATGGAAACGGAAAAGCGATAAATATATTAAATGCCTTAGATATTGATTTAAATCATTTAAGACGAAAAGTCGAAATATTAAGCCCAGCAAATCCCAATGTTACCATTACCTCTACTGACAAAAAAAACCTACACCTAACTAGGCAAGCAGAGCGTGCTTTAAAAACTACTTTTTTAGAAGCTAAACTATTTCAAAGCACCTCTATTAACACAGCACATTTACTGCTGTGCATTTTAAGAAATGAAAACGATCCTACGACCAAGCTTTTAAATAAGCTTAAAGTAGATTATGATAATGTTAAAGAAAAATTTAAGTCTATGCTTACAAACGACGATAGTAATTATATAGAACCAACATCAGAATCTTTTCAGGATGACAGCTCTAAAGAAAACGATGGTAACGAGTCTAAAGACATATTTAATACACCTAGTGGAGGAAAGAGCAACAAGAAGTCTAAAACACCTGTTTTAGACAACTTTGGTCGCGATCTTACTGCAATGGCAGAAGAAGGAAAATTAGATCCTGTGGTTGGACGTGAGAAAGAAATTGAGCGTGTATCGCAAATTTTATCTCGTAGAAAAAAGAACAACCCTTTATTAATTGGTGAGCCTGGAGTTGGTAAAAGTGCCATTGCAGAAGGTTTAGCAAACAGGATTGTTAGTAAAAAAGTGTCTCGTATCCTTTTTGGAAAACGTGTTGTTACTCTTGATTTAGCTAGCTTAGTTGCTGGAACAAAGTATAGAGGACAATTTGAAGAGCGCATGAAAGCTGTTATGAACGAACTTGAAAAAAATAACGATGTTATTTTGTTTATAGATGAAATACACACCATTGTTGGTGCTGGTGGAGCAACTGGAAGTCTAGATGCTTCTAATATGTTTAAACCTGCTTTAGCAAGAGGAGAAATACAATGTATTGGTGCAACAACTTTAGATGAATACAGACAATATATCGAGAAAGATGGTGCTTTAGAGCGTCGTTTTCAAAAAGTAATTGTTGAGCCAACTACTGTTGAAGAAACTATAGAAATCCTTAATAATATTAAAGATAAATACGAAGAACATCACAACGTAGAATACACAGATGAAGCAATAGAGGCTTGTGTGAAGCTTACCGATCGCTACATGACAGAGCGTTTTCTTCCAGATAAAGCTATTGATGCTTTAGACGAAGCTGGCTCTCGTGTTCACATTACAAATATTGATGTGCCTAAGCAAATTATTGAGCTTGAAAAAAAGCTTGAAGAAGTTAAGGAGACTAAGAATTCTGTTGTTAAAAAACAGAAGTATGAAGAAGCTGCACGTTTACGTGATGACGAAAAACGTTTAGAAAAAGAGTTAGCTATTGCCCAAGAAAAATGGGAAGAAGATACTAAGCTAAATAAAGAAATAGTTTCTGAAGATAATGTTGCAGATGTTGTGTCTATGATGACAGGTATTCCTGTAAATAGAATTGCGCAAAAAGAAAGTAATAAACTTGCAGAATTGCCAGATCTTATTAGTGGTAAAGTTATAGGTCAAGACGAAGCTGTTGCAAAGGTTGTAAAAGCCATACAGAGAAATCGTGCTGGACTAAAAGACCCAAATAAGCCAATTGGTTCATTTATATTCTTAGGCCAAACAGGAGTTGGTAAAACGCAATTAGCCAAAGTGTTATCTCGTGAATTATTTGATAGTGAAGAGTCACTTATTAGAATAGACATGAGTGAATACATGGAGAAATTTGCTATCTCACGTTTAGTAGGTGCACCTCCAGGATATGTTGGTTACGAAGAAGGTGGACAACTTACAGAAAAAGTAAGACGTAAACCTTATGCAGTTGTTCTTTTAGATGAAATTGAAAAAGCCCATCCAGATGTTTTTAACATGCTTTTACAAGTATTGGATGATGGTTATTTAACAGACTCTCTTGGTCGTAAAATTGATTTTAGAAACACCATCATTATTATGACTTCTAATATTGGAGCTCGTAAACTAAAAGATTTTGGAACAGGAATTGGATTTGGTACAGCATCTCAAAAATCTCAAGAAGATGCGAATGCTCGTGCAGTAATCCAGAATGCTTTAAAAAAATCTTTTGCACCAGAATTTTTAAATAGAATTGATGATGTAGTAGTATTTAACTCTTTAGAAAAAGAAGACATTAATAAGATTATAGATATAGAGTTAGAAAAACTTTTAACTCGTATTAAAGATCTTGGTTACGAATTAGAGTTAACAGATACTGCTAAAGATTACATTGCAGAAAAAGGTTTCGATAAACAATATGGAGCAAGACCCTTAAAAAGGGCTATCCAAAAGTATGTTGAAGATGCTTTAGCTGAAGAAATAATTACTTCTCATGTAAGTGAAGGTGATAAAATTATTATGGATTTAGATACTAAAACTGATGAAATAACAATTAAAATTGAAAAGGCTAAAAAGTCTACAGAATCTTAA